In one Deltaproteobacteria bacterium genomic region, the following are encoded:
- a CDS encoding VCBS repeat-containing protein → MYQPLGPEYTLAMIQSRSISLFFILLSLTFLGLLAGCNSQPELTPEQKHQAKMKNERDQFEKMQAWVDESSKREKRASTLQGFLKKDLCKALTLGQRFDKLKTQETVSHNLSAHPQLPLGQPEQPMGIKHLNTGVVASVSAKEFTGALRDHFKMFGLIKICDVHTHFYEPQGAQEVIQTTLNLSGFDILGHVLEEHLTLELAFDSKNNLNRFQILEGYLVDSPQELFSDITESIVGSGKFDEEGFSPLKLGAAGNLDFGGLSTVDVNRDGLLDIYVARSGPNLLYMQNPDGSFSEEASKLGVADAGNSRGVVFADFDGDGDLDLLVANMTLTPETAWPVQSYRQGEDGIFVRNTIEAFQGKSFVSQYTHIAVIDVDGDKDLDAFIGGYGNSMKEPANHIVEANNGRENLLLINNGKGVFSEEAQTRGLGGTDWSYAAAFADVNGDNAPDLYVANDWGINRFYINDGQGTFRESASEYNLAHPGAGMGVIWTDVDGNGALDLYVSNMFSNAGNRIVPFAERQSPEVKNALLASAGGNNLFLNPKPGAQNDATSAYQLRDGGWAWGAIAFDYDLDGDEDIYQTNGYYTGTRTKDL, encoded by the coding sequence TTGTACCAACCCCTTGGGCCAGAGTACACTTTAGCCATGATTCAATCACGAAGCATTTCACTTTTCTTCATTTTACTAAGCCTTACTTTCTTGGGCCTCCTTGCTGGATGCAATTCCCAGCCGGAGCTTACGCCCGAGCAAAAACATCAAGCGAAAATGAAGAATGAGCGCGACCAATTTGAGAAGATGCAGGCCTGGGTCGACGAGAGTTCGAAACGAGAAAAAAGAGCCAGTACCCTTCAAGGGTTTTTGAAAAAAGATTTATGCAAGGCACTCACCCTGGGTCAGCGGTTTGATAAACTCAAAACGCAAGAGACGGTCTCACATAACCTAAGCGCCCACCCCCAATTGCCGCTTGGACAACCAGAACAACCGATGGGAATTAAGCACCTGAATACAGGAGTGGTTGCCTCGGTGAGTGCGAAAGAATTTACCGGCGCGCTTCGCGACCACTTTAAGATGTTTGGTTTGATAAAGATCTGTGATGTCCACACTCACTTCTATGAACCTCAAGGCGCACAGGAAGTCATCCAGACGACTCTTAATTTGTCGGGCTTTGATATTCTTGGCCATGTACTTGAAGAGCACCTTACACTCGAGCTTGCTTTCGATTCGAAAAACAACCTCAATCGCTTCCAAATCCTGGAGGGTTATCTTGTAGATAGCCCGCAAGAGCTTTTTAGCGACATCACGGAGTCCATTGTTGGCAGCGGGAAATTTGATGAAGAGGGGTTTTCTCCTTTAAAACTTGGCGCTGCCGGTAACCTGGACTTTGGCGGCTTAAGCACCGTAGACGTGAACCGCGATGGATTACTCGATATCTATGTGGCCCGAAGCGGTCCCAATCTTCTCTATATGCAAAACCCAGATGGGAGCTTTTCTGAAGAAGCAAGCAAGCTGGGTGTGGCCGACGCAGGAAACAGCCGAGGCGTTGTGTTTGCGGACTTTGACGGCGATGGGGATTTAGACCTGCTCGTTGCCAATATGACACTCACCCCGGAAACGGCTTGGCCAGTGCAGTCTTATCGCCAAGGAGAAGATGGTATCTTCGTACGCAACACCATCGAGGCATTTCAGGGTAAGTCCTTCGTGTCTCAATATACCCATATCGCGGTGATAGATGTTGATGGCGATAAGGATCTCGACGCGTTCATTGGCGGTTATGGAAACTCTATGAAAGAGCCTGCCAACCACATTGTAGAGGCAAACAATGGCCGTGAGAACCTGCTTCTCATCAACAATGGGAAAGGCGTGTTTAGCGAGGAGGCTCAAACGAGAGGCCTTGGCGGAACCGACTGGAGCTACGCAGCGGCATTTGCGGATGTAAATGGCGACAACGCGCCTGACCTCTATGTAGCCAACGACTGGGGCATCAACCGGTTTTATATTAACGATGGTCAAGGAACCTTTAGAGAGTCTGCCAGCGAGTACAATCTGGCCCACCCGGGCGCGGGGATGGGCGTGATTTGGACCGATGTGGATGGCAACGGAGCACTGGACCTTTATGTATCCAATATGTTCTCCAATGCAGGAAACCGCATCGTCCCTTTTGCTGAGCGTCAGTCTCCCGAAGTGAAAAATGCTTTGCTCGCATCAGCTGGCGGGAACAATCTTTTTCTAAACCCCAAACCGGGCGCGCAAAACGATGCAACAAGTGCCTACCAGCTTCGCGATGGCGGCTGGGCGTGGGGCGCCATTGCTTTTGATTACGATTTAGATGGCGACGAGGACATCTACCAAACCAACGGCTACTACACGGGCACCCGAACCAAAGATTTGTGA
- a CDS encoding polysaccharide deacetylase family protein yields the protein MNPFVPEDVSGRALRMRKAIWSLQGRIGPRRIMKALFPAPSISFFDVKKHPGVQGYVGLTIDDAFCSPDRAPSSMMGDVRALLQRTEAKATFFAMLQGFRFIDDPSIKELLSDGHEMGNHCVADKPYDKMSEFGFEAALEKTGESIEALQGFRTPWFRAPHGKLSAVMKRVLERYGLINIMVDCYANDPHIPDARYLADFILRYVEDGSIVLLHMPERGFREWNYDALARVLDGLRQKGLKPVTISELYGRAAA from the coding sequence ATGAACCCATTTGTTCCAGAAGACGTTTCTGGGCGAGCGCTTCGCATGCGTAAAGCAATCTGGTCACTCCAGGGCCGTATCGGTCCGCGCCGGATTATGAAGGCTTTGTTTCCAGCACCCTCCATTAGTTTTTTCGATGTGAAGAAACATCCAGGTGTTCAGGGCTATGTTGGCCTCACCATTGATGATGCTTTTTGCTCGCCGGATAGAGCGCCGTCTTCGATGATGGGAGATGTTCGCGCCCTGCTGCAACGTACCGAGGCCAAGGCAACTTTCTTCGCCATGCTCCAAGGTTTTCGGTTCATCGATGACCCGTCGATTAAAGAGCTTTTAAGCGATGGCCATGAAATGGGAAATCACTGCGTTGCCGATAAGCCTTACGATAAAATGTCAGAGTTCGGTTTTGAGGCAGCCCTTGAGAAGACCGGTGAGTCGATTGAGGCGCTTCAAGGTTTTCGGACCCCTTGGTTTCGGGCTCCCCACGGCAAATTAAGCGCTGTCATGAAGCGTGTGCTCGAAAGATATGGCCTGATCAACATCATGGTCGACTGCTACGCCAATGATCCCCATATACCCGATGCGCGCTATCTGGCAGATTTCATTCTTCGCTACGTAGAAGATGGGTCGATTGTGCTTTTACATATGCCTGAGCGTGGTTTTCGCGAGTGGAATTATGATGCGTTGGCCCGGGTGCTCGATGGACTGCGGCAAAAAGGC
- a CDS encoding redoxin domain-containing protein — protein sequence MGFNFDARTVVAADFDRDGDPDLVIRNLQTQSLQVLRNDLKTSRGALTVKLKQKGQNPDAIGSLVTLQCGTKQQVRQITAGHSFLAQSPFEAQFGLGECSSPITVSVKWPSGIGVTYQGIEANQLVTIDRDSGPTSTPLNRSEPLVSTLVDQAKHMTFKRPAGKDEALVRVGDKRKVIVNIWAPWCTACKKEIPALKTWAKANEKTHRVIYMSFQMDELEVVQTTAKTLGIDTVIGTPEFFERYLPESAVEIPVSLVLSSQGAPLRQFFGANFDWSGLQ from the coding sequence TTGGGTTTTAATTTTGACGCCCGCACCGTGGTGGCGGCCGACTTCGATAGAGATGGTGACCCCGATCTTGTAATTCGCAATTTACAAACACAAAGCCTTCAAGTGCTGCGCAACGATTTAAAAACCAGTCGCGGGGCGCTCACCGTGAAGCTTAAGCAAAAAGGTCAAAACCCGGATGCCATTGGATCCTTGGTCACCCTTCAATGTGGTACGAAGCAGCAAGTGCGCCAGATCACGGCCGGCCACTCCTTCTTGGCACAAAGCCCCTTTGAGGCTCAGTTTGGTTTAGGCGAGTGCAGCTCTCCCATTACGGTTTCAGTAAAATGGCCAAGTGGCATAGGCGTAACCTACCAAGGCATTGAAGCGAACCAGCTTGTGACCATCGACCGCGATTCCGGGCCCACGAGCACGCCGCTTAACCGTTCTGAGCCGCTTGTAAGTACACTTGTCGATCAGGCCAAGCACATGACCTTTAAACGCCCTGCCGGCAAAGATGAGGCGCTCGTAAGAGTGGGTGATAAGAGAAAAGTCATCGTCAACATCTGGGCGCCCTGGTGCACCGCTTGTAAAAAAGAAATCCCCGCTCTCAAAACCTGGGCAAAGGCCAATGAGAAAACACACCGTGTCATCTACATGTCGTTTCAAATGGACGAGCTAGAGGTTGTGCAAACCACTGCTAAAACTCTTGGCATCGATACCGTGATTGGAACGCCGGAGTTTTTTGAACGCTACTTACCTGAATCGGCCGTGGAGATTCCGGTCAGCCTGGTGTTAAGTTCACAAGGCGCACCTTTAAGGCAGTTCTTCGGAGCCAACTTTGATTGGTCCGGTCTTCAGTAA